In a genomic window of Curtobacterium flaccumfaciens pv. betae:
- a CDS encoding ATP-dependent Clp protease ATP-binding subunit, translating to MPETFGPTGSNDSFDEFLARLLAAQRTGDQQRVRAFGRPVDITRLLSRRTHELLQHTAEYAVAQGQREIDALHILHVLVRTEPFDAVVRSAGVDPRRLAEEIEQRLPMAHEPLAEQTGRPALTGTAQRILVEATQAARGFGSTYTDPEHVFFALVMDQETVTGQLLASAGITPQVMQDYAQQAAAAAREGRPMPGTPDAVDTDQATDSDTPTLDQFGTDLTQRARDGHVDPVIGRADEIEQTVEILLRRTKNNPVLIGEPGVGKTAIVDGLAQRIVDGDVPALLQGKRVVALDLPGMLSGTRYRGDFEERLTKAMDEIAAHADELIVFVDELHTVVGAGGGGEGGSMDAGNILKPRLARGDLHLVGATTLNEYRRIEKDAALERRFQPVTVGEPNVEDAVAILTGLAPRYEEHHGVAYTPEALRAAVELSHRYVTDRHLPDKAIDLIDQAGARRRLALSGDVDVEALRAQVTDLTARKDRAVAEEHYEEASDLRDEIVGLEARITAASSADASRASRQESADTSITEADIAAVVSRATGIPVTRLGSADKTRLAALESELHDRVVGQDDAVRAIAKAVRRSRTGMGDPRRPVGSFLFLGPTGVGKTELAKALASSLFGDESAMLRFDMSEFGERHTVSRLVGAPPGYVGYDEAGQLTERVRRNPYSVILLDEVEKAHPDVFNLLLQVLDDGRLTDGQGRTVDFRNTVVIMTSNIGSEFLASRSGALGFSPVGATDGYAEDDLRARVMGKLREAMRPEFINRIDEIVLFRKLDRSQIASIVSLLLQDTALRLVAQDMLLSVSDAAVDWLAEHGYEPEYGARPLRRLIQREVDDRIATLVVEGGVTAGDTVRIDVEGDSLTASVAEHAAV from the coding sequence TTGCCAGAGACGTTCGGCCCGACCGGTAGCAACGACTCGTTCGACGAGTTCCTCGCCCGACTGCTCGCGGCACAGCGCACCGGTGACCAGCAGCGCGTCCGCGCGTTCGGTCGACCGGTCGACATCACCCGGCTGCTCAGCCGCCGGACCCACGAGCTGCTCCAGCACACCGCCGAGTACGCGGTCGCGCAGGGGCAGCGCGAGATCGACGCACTGCACATCCTGCACGTGCTCGTCCGCACCGAACCGTTCGACGCCGTCGTGCGTTCCGCCGGGGTCGACCCCCGGCGACTCGCCGAGGAGATCGAGCAGCGCCTGCCGATGGCGCACGAGCCACTGGCCGAGCAGACCGGCCGCCCGGCACTGACCGGCACCGCCCAGCGCATCCTCGTCGAGGCGACGCAGGCAGCGCGGGGCTTCGGCAGCACCTACACCGACCCCGAGCACGTCTTCTTCGCGCTCGTGATGGACCAGGAGACCGTGACCGGCCAGCTGCTCGCCAGCGCCGGGATCACCCCGCAGGTCATGCAGGACTACGCCCAGCAGGCCGCGGCAGCAGCACGAGAGGGGCGCCCCATGCCCGGAACACCCGACGCCGTCGACACCGACCAGGCCACCGACAGCGACACCCCGACGCTCGACCAGTTCGGCACCGACCTCACCCAGCGCGCCCGTGACGGGCACGTCGACCCGGTGATCGGCCGCGCCGACGAGATCGAGCAGACCGTCGAGATCCTGCTCCGCCGCACCAAGAACAACCCGGTGCTGATCGGTGAGCCCGGCGTCGGCAAGACCGCGATCGTCGATGGCCTCGCCCAGCGCATCGTCGACGGTGACGTCCCCGCCCTGTTGCAGGGCAAGCGGGTCGTCGCGCTCGACCTGCCCGGCATGCTCTCCGGCACCCGCTACCGCGGCGACTTCGAGGAGCGCCTCACCAAGGCGATGGACGAGATCGCGGCGCACGCCGACGAGCTCATCGTCTTCGTCGACGAGCTCCACACCGTCGTCGGCGCAGGTGGCGGCGGCGAGGGCGGCTCGATGGACGCCGGCAACATCCTCAAGCCCCGACTCGCCCGCGGCGACCTGCACCTGGTCGGCGCGACGACGCTCAACGAGTACCGCCGGATCGAGAAGGACGCCGCGCTCGAGCGCCGGTTCCAGCCCGTCACGGTGGGGGAGCCGAACGTCGAGGACGCCGTCGCGATCCTGACCGGCCTCGCCCCGCGCTACGAGGAGCACCACGGCGTCGCCTACACGCCCGAGGCGCTCCGCGCCGCCGTCGAGCTCTCGCACCGCTACGTGACCGACCGGCACCTGCCGGACAAGGCCATCGACCTCATCGACCAGGCCGGTGCACGCCGTCGCCTCGCCCTGTCGGGCGACGTCGACGTCGAGGCGCTGCGTGCCCAGGTCACCGACCTGACGGCCCGCAAGGACCGCGCGGTCGCCGAGGAGCACTACGAGGAAGCGTCCGACCTGCGCGACGAGATCGTCGGACTGGAGGCCCGGATCACCGCCGCCTCGTCGGCGGACGCCAGCCGCGCCTCCCGTCAGGAGTCCGCGGACACCTCGATCACGGAGGCCGACATCGCCGCCGTCGTGTCGCGTGCCACCGGGATCCCGGTGACCCGCCTCGGCTCGGCCGACAAGACGCGGCTCGCCGCGCTCGAGTCCGAGCTGCACGACCGAGTCGTCGGCCAGGACGACGCCGTGCGGGCGATCGCGAAGGCGGTGCGACGCAGCCGGACCGGCATGGGCGACCCGCGTCGTCCGGTGGGCAGCTTCCTGTTCCTCGGCCCGACGGGCGTCGGCAAGACCGAACTCGCGAAGGCCCTGGCGTCGTCGCTGTTCGGTGACGAGTCAGCGATGCTCCGCTTCGACATGAGCGAGTTCGGCGAACGCCACACCGTGTCCCGCCTGGTCGGTGCCCCTCCCGGGTACGTCGGCTACGACGAGGCCGGCCAGCTCACCGAACGTGTCCGCCGCAACCCGTACTCGGTGATCCTGCTCGACGAGGTCGAGAAGGCCCACCCGGACGTCTTCAACCTGCTGCTGCAGGTCCTCGACGACGGCCGGCTCACCGACGGGCAGGGGCGGACGGTCGACTTCCGGAACACCGTCGTCATCATGACGTCGAACATCGGCTCGGAGTTCCTGGCCTCCCGCTCGGGAGCGCTCGGGTTCTCCCCGGTCGGCGCGACGGACGGCTACGCGGAAGACGACCTGCGGGCCCGCGTCATGGGCAAGCTGCGCGAGGCGATGCGGCCCGAGTTCATCAACCGCATCGACGAGATCGTGCTGTTCCGCAAGCTCGACCGATCCCAGATCGCGTCGATCGTGTCGCTGCTGCTGCAGGACACGGCGCTCCGGCTGGTCGCACAGGACATGCTCCTTTCGGTGTCCGACGCGGCGGTCGACTGGCTCGCCGAGCACGGGTACGAGCCGGAGTACGGCGCCCGCCCGCTCCGTCGGCTCATCCAGCGCGAGGTCGACGACCGCATCGCGACCCTGGTGGTCGAGGGCGGGGTCACCGCGGGTGACACCGTGCGGATCGACGTCGAGGGTGACTCCCTGACGGCGAGCGTCGCGGAGCACGCGGCGGTCTAG
- a CDS encoding adenine phosphoribosyltransferase, which yields MTETAAALVERLTALVPDFPKPGVLFRDVTPVFSDAVAFGRVCEALAAPFAVGAGFDAVAGIEARGFALAGGIAAQHQVGVLTVRKAGKLPGEVLSEQYALEYGEAELELRPGQLPAGTRVLVVDDVLATGGTGAATITLLERAGYQAIGFAALLELDGLNGRERIEPRLPVATLGAVPA from the coding sequence GTGACCGAAACCGCAGCTGCACTCGTCGAACGCCTCACCGCCCTCGTGCCGGACTTCCCGAAGCCGGGGGTGCTCTTCCGTGACGTGACGCCGGTGTTCTCCGACGCCGTCGCGTTCGGCCGCGTGTGCGAAGCACTCGCGGCACCGTTCGCGGTCGGAGCCGGGTTCGACGCGGTCGCGGGCATCGAGGCCCGGGGCTTCGCGCTGGCCGGGGGCATCGCCGCCCAGCACCAGGTCGGCGTGCTCACCGTGCGCAAGGCGGGCAAGCTCCCCGGCGAGGTCCTCAGCGAGCAGTACGCGCTCGAGTACGGCGAGGCCGAACTCGAACTGCGGCCGGGTCAGCTGCCCGCCGGCACCCGGGTGCTCGTCGTCGACGACGTCCTGGCCACCGGGGGGACCGGCGCCGCCACCATCACGCTGCTCGAACGCGCCGGGTACCAGGCCATCGGCTTCGCCGCCCTGCTCGAGCTCGACGGCCTGAACGGGCGCGAGCGTATCGAGCCGCGGCTGCCCGTCGCGACGCTCGGCGCCGTCCCGGCCTGA
- the thrS gene encoding threonine--tRNA ligase, translating into MTESVAPAPAELPQAPEPRTATTTTTGTELFDGERGVVAIRVDGVLKDLAADVQAGETAEAVTLQEQDGLDILRHSAAHVLAQAVQQINPDAKLGIGPPVTDGFYYDFDVAEPFTPEDLKAIEKGMDRIVKQAQRFRRVVVTDEQARELMAGEPYKQELIGLKGAASDGDSGESVEVGAGELTVYENVDPKSGEVLWQDLCRGPHVPHTRWIGNAAKLMRVAAAYWRGSEKNPQLQRIYGTAWPDKDQLKAYLVRLEEAAKRDHRKLGAELDLFSFPDEIGSGLAIFHPKGGIIRREMEDYSRRRHEENGYSFVYTPHITKGDLFETSGHLGWYKDGMFPAMHMDEAKDEDGNVTRQGADYYLKPMNCPMHILAYRSQPRSYRDLPLRMFEFGTVYRNEKSGVIHGLTRVRGLTQDDAHIFTTQEKMKEELTTTLAFVLSLLRDYGLDDFYLELSTKDPEKYVGDDEIWDVATNTLRQVAEESGLELVPDPAGAAFYGPKISVQARDAIGRTWQMSTVQLDFNLPERFGIDYTAADGSRQRPVMIHRALFGSIERFFGVLTEHYAGAFPAWLSPVQVVGIPVAAEYGDYLDEVIAKLRAHGVRAEVDHSDDRMQKKIRTHTKAKVPFQLIAGGDDRDAGAVSFRFRDGRQDNAVPVDEAVDRILTAIRERAQV; encoded by the coding sequence GTGACCGAGTCAGTCGCACCCGCGCCCGCCGAGCTTCCCCAGGCACCCGAGCCCCGGACCGCGACGACGACCACGACCGGCACCGAGCTCTTCGACGGTGAGCGCGGCGTCGTCGCGATCCGCGTCGACGGTGTGCTGAAGGACCTCGCGGCGGACGTGCAGGCCGGCGAGACCGCCGAGGCCGTCACCCTGCAGGAGCAGGACGGGCTCGACATCCTGCGGCACTCGGCAGCCCACGTGCTGGCGCAGGCCGTGCAGCAGATCAACCCGGACGCCAAGCTCGGCATCGGGCCGCCCGTCACCGACGGCTTCTACTACGACTTCGACGTCGCCGAGCCCTTCACCCCCGAAGACCTCAAGGCGATCGAGAAGGGCATGGACCGCATCGTCAAGCAGGCCCAGCGCTTCCGTCGCGTGGTCGTCACCGACGAGCAGGCACGCGAGCTGATGGCGGGGGAGCCCTACAAGCAGGAGCTCATCGGCCTCAAGGGTGCGGCGTCCGACGGCGACTCCGGCGAGAGCGTCGAGGTCGGCGCCGGCGAGCTGACCGTGTACGAGAACGTCGACCCGAAGTCGGGCGAGGTGCTCTGGCAGGACCTCTGCCGCGGCCCGCACGTCCCGCACACCCGCTGGATCGGCAACGCCGCCAAGCTCATGCGCGTCGCCGCCGCGTACTGGCGCGGCTCCGAGAAGAACCCGCAGCTGCAGCGCATCTACGGCACCGCCTGGCCCGACAAGGACCAGCTCAAGGCGTACCTCGTGCGCCTCGAGGAAGCCGCCAAGCGCGACCACCGCAAGCTCGGCGCCGAACTCGACCTGTTCTCGTTCCCCGACGAGATCGGTTCCGGCCTGGCGATCTTCCACCCGAAGGGCGGCATCATCCGCCGCGAGATGGAGGACTACTCGCGCCGTCGGCACGAGGAGAACGGCTACTCGTTCGTCTACACGCCCCACATCACCAAGGGCGACCTGTTCGAGACCTCCGGGCACCTCGGCTGGTACAAGGACGGCATGTTCCCGGCCATGCACATGGACGAGGCCAAGGACGAGGACGGCAACGTCACCCGGCAGGGCGCCGACTACTACCTCAAGCCGATGAACTGCCCGATGCACATCCTGGCGTACCGGTCGCAGCCCCGCTCCTACCGCGACCTGCCGCTCCGGATGTTCGAGTTCGGCACGGTGTACCGCAACGAGAAGTCCGGCGTCATCCACGGCCTCACGCGCGTGCGCGGCCTGACCCAGGACGACGCGCACATCTTCACCACGCAGGAGAAGATGAAGGAGGAGCTGACAACGACCCTCGCGTTCGTGCTCTCGCTCCTGCGCGACTACGGCCTCGACGACTTCTACCTCGAGCTCTCCACGAAGGACCCGGAGAAGTACGTCGGTGACGACGAGATCTGGGACGTCGCGACGAACACCCTGCGCCAGGTCGCCGAGGAGTCCGGCCTCGAGCTGGTGCCGGACCCCGCCGGTGCGGCGTTCTACGGCCCGAAGATCTCGGTGCAGGCCCGCGACGCCATCGGCCGCACGTGGCAGATGTCGACCGTGCAGCTCGACTTCAACCTGCCCGAGCGCTTCGGCATCGACTACACCGCGGCCGACGGCTCGCGCCAGCGTCCGGTGATGATCCACCGCGCGCTGTTCGGCTCGATCGAGCGCTTCTTCGGGGTCCTCACCGAGCACTACGCGGGCGCGTTCCCGGCGTGGCTGTCGCCCGTCCAGGTCGTCGGCATCCCGGTCGCGGCCGAGTACGGCGACTACCTCGACGAGGTCATCGCGAAGCTCCGTGCCCACGGCGTCCGCGCCGAGGTCGACCACTCGGACGACCGCATGCAGAAGAAGATCCGCACGCACACCAAGGCGAAGGTGCCGTTCCAGCTCATCGCCGGTGGCGACGACCGCGACGCCGGCGCCGTCAGCTTCCGCTTCCGCGACGGCCGCCAGGACAACGCGGTGCCCGTCGACGAGGCCGTGGACCGCATCCTCACCGCGATCCGCGAGCGCGCGCAGGTCTGA
- a CDS encoding HIT family protein — protein sequence MAPSGGPEQAAGTGHVDDVAGPTAAADTEGADTDPLVIRDAATGAAVPDAFQRLWNPHRMAYIDAGREGRGRGHDDDCPFCEAPRMSDEDALIVARGEHAYVLLNLFPYNNGHLLVCPYRHVPLYDEATPDELREIGELTQTAMRVLREVSHCDGFNIGMNQGEVAGAGVAAHLHQHIVPRWQSDANFFPIIARTKSMSQLLGETRRLVADGWPRAH from the coding sequence ATGGCACCGTCGGGAGGCCCGGAGCAGGCCGCGGGGACCGGTCACGTCGACGACGTGGCCGGTCCGACCGCGGCCGCGGACACCGAGGGCGCGGACACCGATCCGCTGGTGATCCGCGACGCGGCCACCGGCGCAGCCGTCCCGGACGCGTTCCAGCGGCTCTGGAACCCGCACCGGATGGCCTACATCGACGCCGGCCGCGAAGGCCGGGGTCGCGGGCACGACGACGACTGCCCGTTCTGCGAAGCCCCGCGGATGTCCGACGAGGACGCCCTGATCGTGGCCCGGGGCGAGCACGCCTACGTGCTGCTCAACCTGTTCCCGTACAACAACGGGCACCTGCTCGTCTGCCCGTACCGTCACGTCCCGCTCTACGACGAGGCCACGCCGGACGAGCTGCGCGAGATCGGCGAGCTGACCCAGACCGCCATGCGGGTGCTGCGCGAGGTGTCGCACTGCGACGGCTTCAACATCGGCATGAACCAGGGCGAGGTCGCCGGTGCCGGCGTGGCCGCACACCTGCACCAGCACATCGTCCCGCGGTGGCAGTCGGACGCGAACTTCTTCCCGATCATCGCCCGGACCAAGTCCATGTCGCAGTTGCTCGGCGAGACCCGTCGACTCGTCGCCGACGGGTGGCCCCGGGCGCACTAG